The following DNA comes from Brassica oleracea var. oleracea cultivar TO1000 chromosome C5, BOL, whole genome shotgun sequence.
TAGCGCGGAGGTCCATAGATATGCTCAGAAGGGTCTGCAACAGGCGAGTCATGTCGCGTAGGAACACTCCTTCTCCTTGATGGAGCAGCATTAACTGGATCGAGAGGCCCGTGTTCACCAAGAAAGTACTCCTGGGGTATGTTGAAGCTGATAGCTCCAGGTATCTCTAAACTCGTCAGGTTCCGGTTTGGGAGAACCATTCGAGAGGCCCGTGTTCTCCAAGAAAGTACTCCTGGGGTATGTTGAAGCTGATAGCTCCAGGTATCTCTAAACTCGTCATGTTCCGGTTTGGGAGAACCACTTCGACTGGCTTGCCCTGCAAGTAGTAGTGGTAGACGTAGTCCTTCCCATACATCCCACTAAAATAGGTAGCAATCCTCAAGTAGGTGCCATCAATGAACTTAGGTCCCGCTGCGTCATTTCCCAAGGGAACATTCAGAAATTGGAGCAGTGGTGTGATCTTTCCACCTATCCCCATCTTTGGGCGCGAATCAGTGGTGTACCACGCCCAGTCTCTGTAGTGCTGGAGACGACCCACAAAGAAACTGACCATCCCGAAGGTAGCATAAATGTCGGTGCTGGGAAGGGGTAAAACTCCAGGTTGGGCGTAGGGACGGATAGCCGGACAGAGCAGTCGCATGTCTTCCTCAGTAACCATACCATCTTGCTTCCGTGGGTAGAATGCATGGACGAGCATCCTGTGGAGGTAANNNNNNNNNNNNNNNNNNNNNNNNNNNNNNNNNNNNNNNNNNNNNNNNNNNNNNNNNNNNNNNNNNNNNNNNNNNNNNNNNNNNNNNNNNNNNNNNNNNNTACCATAGGGACATGTGAATGTCGTTTTCTCTTGATCATTGGGATGTTGGGGATTTGGAAAAATCCTGAGTACCCATCAAGAAAGGAATAGAATGGGTGATTTGCAAGTCTCTCAAGCATCTGATCAATAAATGGTAATGGGAAATGATCCTTTCTAGATGCGGAGTTTAGTTTTCGGCAATCAATGCACATTCTATGACCTGTGATGGTTCTTGTTGGTATCAATTCGTCCTTGTCATTTTTAATCACAGTGATACCACCTTTCTTTGGTACAACATGCACAGGTGATACCCATTTAGAATCTGAGATAGGGTAAATAACACCAGCATCTAAGAGTTTAAGAATCTCTTTCTTTACTTCATCCTCAAGATGTATCCTATGCATGCACAAAGAGGGTGATATTCCCTTGATGTCATCTAGTGAGTAACCTATTGCCTTTCTAAATCTTTTAAGCGTTTTCAAAAGTTCAGATAGCTCAGTTTTAGTAAGTTCAATACTCACAATGACAGGATAAGTTTCATTAGGACCAAGGAATGCATACCTTACACCATGGGGGAGAGGTTTAAGCTCCACTTTAGGTGCCTTAAGCTCACTCCAGTCACCTTGCTGAGTGGCTGAGACTTCTTGGTGAACCATCTGTGGAAGCTCCTCGTACTGATCCTTACTGACAAACCCCTGGTGTGAATCTAACATCATCCCATAGGCAGTACTCTCCAGGTTCTCAATCACCTCAGCCTCTCTCTCTACAGTCAAAGCATGCTGTAGAGGGTCCTCTAGTGACAACTCTTCAAGGATTTCATCAGCAAGGGCGTCCATCTCTTCAATGTAGAACACTTGCCCTTGAACAGTTGGCCTCCTCATTACCTCCTTGATGTCAAAATGGAGAATGTGCCCTTTACCCAGATGGAGATCAATCTTGCCTTCTTTCACATTAACAATAGCTNNNNNNNNNNNNNNNNNNNNNNNNNNNNNNNNNNNNNNNNNNNNNNNNNNNNNNNNNNNNNNNNNNNNNNNNNNNNNNNNNNNNNNNNNNNNNNNNNNNNNNNNNNNNNNNNNNNNNNNNNNNNNNNNNNNNNNNNNNNNNNNNNNNNNNNNNNNNNNNNNNNNNNNNNNNNNNNNNNNNNNNNNNNNNNNNNNNNNNNNNNNNNNNNNNNNNNNNNNNNNNNNNNNNNNNNNNNNNNNNNNNNNNNNNNNNNNNNNNNNNNNNNNNNNNNNNNNNNNNNNNNNNNNNNNNNNNNNNNNNNNNNNNNNNNNNNNNNNNNNNNNNNNNNNNNNNNNNNNNNNNNNNNNNNNNNNNNNNNNNNNNNNNNNNNNNNNNNNNNNNNNNNNNNNNNNNNNNNNNNNNNNNNNNNNNNNNNNNNNNNNNNNNNNNNNNNNNNNNNNNNNNNNNNNNNNNNNNNNNNNNNNNNNNNNNNNNNNNNNNNNNNNNNNNNNNNNNNNNNNNNNNNNNNNNNNNNNNNNNNNNNNNNNNNNNNNNNNNNNNNNNNNNNNNNNNNNNNNNNNNNNNNNNNNNNNNNNNNNNNNNNNNNNNNNNNNNNNNNNNNNNNNNNNNNNNNNNNNNNNNNNNNNNNNNNNNNNNNNNNNNNNNNNNNNNNNNNNNNNNNNNNNNNNNNNNNNNNNNNNNNNNNNNNNNNNNNNNNNNNNNNNNNNNNNNNNNNNNNNNNNNNNNNNNNNNNNNNNNNNNNNNNNNNNNNNNNNNNNNNNNNNNNNNNNNNNNNNNNNNNNNNNNNNNNNNNNNNNNNNNNNNNNNNNNNNNNNNNNNNNNNNNNNNNNNNNNNNNNNNNNNNNNNNNNNNNNNNNNNNNNNNNNNNNNNNNNNNNNNNNNNNNNNNNNNNNNNNNNNNNNNNNNNNNNNNNNNNNNNNNNNNNNNNNNNNNNNNNNNNNNNNNNNNNNNNNNNNNNNNNNNNNNNNNNNNNNNNNNNNNNNNNNNNNNNNNNNNNNNNNNNNNNNNNNNNNNNNNNNNNNNNNNNNNNNNNNNNNNNNNNNNNNNNNNNNNNNNNNNNNNNNNNNNNNNNNNNNNNNNNNNNNNNNNNNNNNNNNNNNNNNNNNNNNNNNNNNNNNNNNNNNNNNNNNNNNNNNNNNNNNNNNNNNNNNNNNNNNNNNNNNNNNNNNNNNNNNNNNNNNNNNNNNNNNNNNNNNNNNNNNNNNNNNNNNNNNNNNNNNNNNNNNNNNNNNNNNNNNNNNNNNNNNNNNNNNNNNNNNNNNNNNNNNNNNNNNNNNNNNNNNNNNNNNNNNNNNNNNNNNNNNNNNNNNNNNNNNNNNNNNNNNNNNNNNNNNNNNNNNNNNNNNNNNNNNNNNNNNNNNNNNNNNNNNNNNNNNNNNNNNNNNNNNNNNNNNNNNNNNNNNNNNNNNNNNNNNNNNNNNNNNNNNNNNNNNNNNNNNNNNNNNNNNNNNNNNNNNNNNNNNNNNNNNNNNNNNNNNNNNNNNNNNNNNNNNNNNNNNNNNNNNNNNNNNNNNNNNNNNNNNNNNNNNNNNNNTCTCCGGGTGATCAAAACGCGAGCGACTCTTCCCTGTCGCTCTGGTAAGGTCGGTCTGATAGGGAGATCAGAGCGACTTGATGGTGTCGCTCCGGACTGGTCGCTCCGGTAAGGTGCTCGCCCAATGATCACTTTAAACACTTCTTTTGAACTCCAATTGCACCCAAATGTCTCCAAGAACTCCATGTGTTACTTCAATACCTGATACAGACTCATGTATTCAAAATGCAACCTAAACACGGCTAAATCATAATCTATATGATCAAAATGCACATGGGTGAATGGATAAAACAATAGAAATATGCAAGATATCAGTCTTCTTAGGTACTCATCGCTGAATAAAGAAATTATTCCGTCCACAAAATTTTCCAGACATGACCGAGTAATTGTTGCACAGAGTCGGAGGTATTCGTCGACCGCATCAGCCGCACTACCATATGCCAAGACACGAATGGCTGCGGTACACTTTTGAAGTGGAAAGAGACCAAGCATGCCGAGACCATCTCTCTTTTGTTGAAAGAATTGAACTTCATTGGAGAGTCGGTCGACAATATGCATGAACAATGGTTTGTTCATTCTAAATCATCTTCGGAATAGATTTTCAGGATATGTTGGATCTTCGCTGAAATAATCATTCCATCAACGTACATCGCCTTCTTCACGATTACACACGAGAAGAACATGTTAACAACAGAACATGACCAACAAACAACAACTCATAGAAATACATTCTTGTCATAACCAAGAAACAACAACTCATATTAATTCACGACAACGTTCAAACAACAAGTCATAGAGATACATTTTTGACAAAGTCCAAACAACAAAAACCATGAAACTTAAACTAAGTGGAGAACAACTCGTTTATGAGGTTCTTTTTTAGAGCTTCTTCGTACTCAGCCAATGGTTCTGTCTTTGCTAGTAGACGGTCAAGTAGACCCAACTTCAGGAGTCTTTCTTTCCTAGTCAAATCCTCTTGTTTAATGGACCACATACGCTCAAACTCGGCCAGCCCCTTCCCCTCTTCCATTGTCTTCTGTCCACGGCTCTTCGCTGCCTTATCACCAGTGGGCCTAGCAGTTCCCTCATCCGCTTCACCAGCCTTGTAGTTAGTTGCGTGAGATGTTGAGGATTGTGAACCGTCCTCACACTTCCTCTTTTTAGAGCTTCTGTCGGGTTTNNNNNNNNNNNNNNNNNNNNNNNNNNNNNNNNNNNNNNNNNNNNNNNNNNNNNNNNNNNNNNNNNNNNNNNNNNNNNNNNNNNNNNNNNNNNNNNNNNNNNNNNNNNNNNNNNNNNNNNNNNNNNNNNNNNNNNNNNNNNNNNNNNNNNNNNNNNNNNNNNNNNNNNNNNNNNNNNNNNNNNNNNNNNNNNNNNNNNNNNCTTGCACACAAGATCATTGATCTTGTGCCAACGTTGCTTGCAGTGCATTGACTCTCTTCTTTCACAGCCTGCAAGCTTAGGACTAGCCGCAAAGAAGGCCGCAGTTCTCTTCCAGAATGCACGTGACTTTTGCTCATTCCCTACAACGGGATCTTTAGAAGTGTTTAACCACGAGCTAATTAGAACTATATCATCTGTAGGCGTCCAGGTTCTTCGCTCTCTACGCTCTGCAGGAGTGTCACCGAAGCATGAATCTTCAGTGCCTTCAGTGCGAGCCACATGAACTGGCGGAGAGTCTAAAGAAGTCACACTTTCATGTTGACTATTAAGAAGATCAACATAATTTGCATATGGATTATAATCCATACTGATATGGATTATAAGAGAGATGGAAGAGATGATAAAGAAGAGACGATAAAGAAGAGATGATAAAGATGGAAGAGATGATAAAGAAGAGAAGTTTAAATAGATGGAAGAGAAGTTAAAAATTTTAGATGGAAGAGATTGAGTTAAATAGATGGAAGAGAAGTTTAAATTGTTTCATTAAAGAGATTGAGCTAGATAGATGGAAGAGAAGTTTAAATGGACTAAACATATATCTAAACTCATTCATCACACAACCACAATCGTTCCTATCTAATCACATTCATTACACAACAACAATCGATCNNNNNNNNNNNNNNNNNNNNNNNNNNNNNNNNNNNNNNNNNNNNNNNNNNNNNNNNNNNNNNNNNNNNNNNNNNNNNNNNNNNNNNNNNNNNNNNNNNNNNNNNNNNNNNNNNNNNNNNNNNNNNNNNNNNNNNNNNNNNNNNNNNNNNNNNNNNNNNNNNNNNNNNNNNNNNNNNNNNNNNNNNNNNNNNNNNNNNNNNNNNNNNNNNNNNNNNNNNNNNNNNNNNNNNNNNNNNNNNNNNNNNNNNNNNNNNNNNNNNNNNNNNNNNNNNNNNNNNNNNNNNNNNNNNNNNNNNNNNNNNNNNNNNNNNNNNNNNNNNNNNNNNNNNNNNNNNNNNNNNNNNNNNNNNNNNNNNNNNNNNNNNNNNNNNNNNNNNNNNNNNNNNNNNNNNNNNNNNNNNNNNNNNNNNNNNNNNNNNNNNNNNNNNNNNNNNNNNNNNNNNNNNNNNNNNNNNNNNNNNNNNNNNNNNNNNNNNNNNNNNNNNNNNNNNNNNNNNNNNNNNNNNNNNNNNNNNNNNNNNNNNNNNNNNNNNNNNNNNNNNNNNNNNNNNNNNNNNNNNNNNNNNNNNNNNNNNNNNNNNNNNNNNNNNNNNNNNNNNNNNNNNNNNNNNNNNNNNNNNNNNNNNNNNNNNNNNNNNNNNNNNNNNNNNNNNNNNNNNNNNNNNNNNNNNNNNNNNNNNNNNNNNNNNNNNNNNNNNNNNNNNNNNNNNNNNNNNNNNNNNNNNNNNNNNNNNNNNNNNNNNNNNNNNNNNNNNNNNNNNNNNNNNNNNNNNNNNNNNNNNNNNNNNNGAGAGAGAGAGAGAGAGAGAGAGAGGGAGAGGGAGAGAGGGAGAGGGAGAGAGACACGACCTCTTCGATGAGCCTTTCGATTCACAAAACAGCGTTGCCGATTCGTCTCCGACGCATGCAGAGTCGGGACCGACGGAGAGACAGAGAGAGAAAGCGAGAGGACCGAATGAAACAATGAAGACAAGACCAGTTTTTTTCCTTTCTCTCTCTTTCTCATCCCCCCTCAAAATCTAACACGTGTACCTAAGACACGTTCCTTCTAACCCCAGATTAAGGAACGTTTCTTCTTTTAATTTCCATTTTTGTTTTTCTTTTATTTCTAATTTTCATTAAGAGTCCCCCTAAGATACAGGGTTAAACGTGCTCTTAGAGCATGCGTACTGGTGGTTTTGTGTTTCTTCGTTCTTTCCTTATTGTTTATTTGGTTTTTTTCGAAACCAACCTTCAATTTGGAGTCAACTACAAAACCAACCTTTTTTATCATTATTATTTACCCTTAAAAGTTCTAAATTCTCCTTATGTTTTTGAATTATTTACAAAAGTGCCATAATTAATTAATTATTTAATTATTTCAAAAATGAGAAAAAAACTATTACACCCTAAACATTTCTTCTTATTTACAACAATGTCATTATCATCAATTTTCCAACCACCATGAACCACCATTTTTGAGCTCTTAAAAGCTCAATAATTCAATTTGTAACCACATTTTCTCTTTGTAAACTAACAAATCTTCATTTTCTCTCATTTTCTCTCCATTTTCATCTAAAAAACTCCCTATAACTTTCATTTTTATAATATAAACTTTCATATTTTTGAGTTTATACAGTTGTGAGTCGAGAAAGGTGGTTCTTTTTGGTCATATTTGGAGCTTGGACGGTGGTAAAGGGTGAAAACGAGCTTTACACTGGAAATGTAACTATTTAATGGGTTTTCGTCATTTTTCAGATCTTTATCGCGATAGTAGACTATTTTGTATGTCTACGCTTATGTGTAGACTTACGATGCTGTCTACTTTTCAACGCACAAGTTACTTTTGCAATTGACCAAAACATTTTTTTTTGTACAGTAGACTTCCCTAGAAGTCTGCATCTTAACCTTTGAAAGCAAAAACAAAAAAGTTTGTAGACTTACTAAGAAGTCTAAGTAAAGAGGTTAGTTTTTACATTTGACTGAACCTTGGGAAACTTTTGACTTTTCATAATAGACTTCACCGGAAGTCTATATTATGTAGACTGGTAGGGATTACAAAATGTCAGTTTTGCATTTGACCAAAACTTTGACTGCGTTGAATATGTTAGTTTTGTATTTGACTAAGATGTTATAAAGTTGACCAAATAAAAAAAATAGTGTAGACATTATTCATAATGTATTTTCAAGATTTTTTAGTTTGACAATATGTGTTAGTTAATCCTAATGGTCTTAAACTATTTTGAAAAGATAATCTTTTATAATTATGAAATTATCAACATTTTGGTTTCAATATCTAGTTAATTAATAAGTGTAGACGTCTTTATAAATCTACTTTGTAATATTATCAAACATGAAATTTTTCTTCGCTTATTTTGTACACATGGTGAACTTGTGCATGATGGTTGTACACATGGTGAACTTGTTGAGATGACACAAGAAGATTATGATCTCGACAAGAAAACCGAGATGGTGGAGCTAACGTATTCCATACCAGACGTAATTTAGAGCAAA
Coding sequences within:
- the LOC106344528 gene encoding uncharacterized protein LOC106344528, whose protein sequence is MDYNPYANYVDLLNSQHESVTSLDSPPVHVARTEGTEDSCFGDTPAERRERRTWTPTDDIVLISSWLNTSKDPVVGNEQKSRAFWKRTAAFFAASPKLAGCERRESMHCKQRWHKINDLVSSKKRKCEDGSQSSTSHATNYKAGEADEGTARPTGDKAAKSRGQKTMEEGKGLAEFERMWSIKQEDLTRKERLLKLGLLDRLLAKTEPLAEYEEALKKNLINELFST